TTGTAGTGGTTCCAACTCTGGAAGAAGCCGGGCGTTGGACAGCTCTGCTCGAGCTAATGGGCTGGTCACTCGCCAGTCTTTACCCAACAAGTGAAGGGTCTCCCTATGAGCCATTTGACCCCACTAGTGAAATTATCTGGGGCCAGTTACAGGTTCTCAGCGACCTCCTGAATGACCCTGAATCCAGTGGACGCGCCATTGTTGCGACTGAACGTTGCCTGCAACCTCACCTACCACCACCGGACGCTTTAAAGGCGACCTGTCGTGTATTGACTCGCGGCGATGAGGTTGAGCTGGAGTCACTTGCTGAAACACTTGCGAAACTCGGATATGAGCGCGTATCGACGATTGATCAGGAGGGTACTTGGAGTCGTCGGGGGGACATTGTTGATATTTTTTCGGTCAGTAGTGAGTTGCCAGTTCGTCTTGAATTTTTTGGTGAAGAGCTTGTCAAGCTACGTGAGTTCGATCCGTCAACGCAACGATCTCTTGATCCTATTGATCAACTAAGGCTTACACCTACTGGCTTTAATCCACTCATTGCTGACCAACTTCGCGCCACAATGCCAGATGGGCTGTCTTCCTTACTTGGAGAGCAAGCCACCGATGAACTCTTAGAGGGTGGCACCCCTGAGGGGATGCGTCGCCTGATGGGATTGGCCTGGAATGAGCCCGCTTCCCTGTTGGATTATCTCCCCGATGTCACCACCGTTGTGATCGACGAACGGCGCCAGGGTCTTGCCCATGGGCAGCTTTGGTTGGATCACGCGATTGAGCACCATAAAGAAATGGCCATCGAGGTTGGTCTATCTGAGCAGGATCGTGATTTGCTTTGGCCCGGAGTTCTTCATCGCGACGTTGTTGCTGCCTATGGCTTAGCAGAAGTGTTTGATGGGTTCGATCTTGCAGAACTTCTCGAGGAGGACAACCACCCAAACTCCTTCGATTTCGCCAGTCGACCCGTTCCTGCTTACCCAAATCAATTCGGCAAACTCGGTGAATTAATCAAGGGGTTTCAGAGAGATCGCATGTCTGTCTGGCTGATTTCGGCTCAGCCAAGTCGTGCCGTCGCCCTTCTTGAAGAACATGACTGCATCAGTCGATTTATTCCCAACGCAGGTGATCTTCCTGCCATTGAACGACTCATCGAACAAAACACTCCAGTTGCCCTCAAAGCGAAAGGCAACGCAGAACTTGAAGGAGTGCTCTTGCCCGCTTGGCGCGTCGCCCTGGTTACAGATCGAGAGTTTTTTGGCCAGCAAACTCTTACTTCCACGGGGTATGTCCGACGTCGACGCAAAGCCGCAAGTCGCACGGTCGATCCCAACAAGATGCGACCAGGTGATTTTGTTGTTCATCGCAACCATGGAATTGGTCGCTTCAAAGCCATGGACAAACTCGCTCTTTCCGGTGATGTCCGCGACTATCTGGTCGTCCAATACGCCGATGGAATTCTCCGAGTTGCGGCAGATCAATTAGGCAGCCTGGGTCGTTACCGGGCGACGAGTGAATCACCGCCTCAACTCAGTCGCATGGGTGGAGCAGCTTGGACGAAGGCCAAAGACCGGGCCAAGAAGGCCGTTCGAAAGGTGGCTCTTGATCTTGTGAAGCTCTATGCCGAACGCCAACAGTCGAATGGATTTGCATTTCCACCTGATGGCCCCTGGCAGACCGAACTGGAGGAGTCATTTCCCTACGAGCCAACCCCAGACCAGTTGAAATCCACCACGGACGTCAAGCGCGATATGGAGAGGGCCGAACCCATGGATCGTCTGGTGTGTGGAGATGTCGGCTTCGGCAAAACTGAAGTGGCGATTCGAGCCATTTTTAAAGCCATTACCGCCGGAAAGCAGGTGGCCATGTTGGCGCCCACAACAGTTTTGGCCCAACAACATTGGCGGACCCTTTCCGAACGATTTGCCCCCTATCCGATCAAAGTGGCACTCCTGAATCGCTTTCGTACAACGACGGAACGTAAAAGCATTCTTGAGGGGTTAAAACAGGGAACCATTGATGCGGTAGTTGGCACTCACCAACTTTTAAGTAAAAGTACAAGCTTTCAACAGCTCGGACTCCTAGTTGTTGACGAAGAACAGCGTTTTGGAGTTAATCAGAAAGAAAAAATCAAAGTTCTCCGTAAGGATGTTGATGTTTTAACTCTCTCAGCAACACCCATTCCCCGCACCCTTTATATGAGTTTGTCGGGTGTTCGGGAGATGAGCTTAATCACAACACCTCCCCCTCTTCGTCGACCGATTAAAACGCATTTAGCCTCCCTCGACCCAGAGGCGGTGCGAAGTGCAATCCGTCAGGAATTGGATCGTGGTGGACAAGTGTTTTATGTGGTTCCACGGGTGGAAGGGATTGAAGATGTTGCTAATGGCCTTAGAACCATGCTTCCTGGACTCAAACTTCTTGTTGCCCATGGTCAAATGGCCGAAGGAGAGTTGGAAAGTGCCATGGTGGCCTTCAACGCTGGTGAAGCAGATGTGATGCTTTGCACCACAATTGTTGAAAGTGGTCTTGATATACCGCGTGTTAATACGATTTTGATTGAAGATGCGCATCGATTTGGATTAGCGCAGCTGTATCAACTTCGTGGTCGCGTAGGTCGCAGTGGTATTCAGGCTCATGCATGGCTATTTTATCCAGGAAATGCGTCACTTAGTGATAACGCAAGGCAACGACTGCGTGCTATTCAGGAATTTGCACAACTTGGTAGTGGTTATCAACTAGCGATGCGAGATATGGAGATTCGCGGTGTCGGCAATCTTCTAGGTGTTGAACAAAGTGGTCAGATGGAAACGATCGGATTTGACCTCTATATGGAGATGTTGCAAGAGTCCCTAGCCGAGATCCAGGGTCAAGACATCCCATCGGTTGATGACACCCAGGTTGATTTGCCAGTCACTGCTTTTGTACCTGCCGACTGGATTACTGATCCC
The DNA window shown above is from Synechococcus sp. CC9902 and carries:
- the mfd gene encoding transcription-repair coupling factor encodes the protein MPLRSLVRQLRDGALTGELLERSRRSERLLMRGAGRNCRALIASAMAQRDGSPLLVVVPTLEEAGRWTALLELMGWSLASLYPTSEGSPYEPFDPTSEIIWGQLQVLSDLLNDPESSGRAIVATERCLQPHLPPPDALKATCRVLTRGDEVELESLAETLAKLGYERVSTIDQEGTWSRRGDIVDIFSVSSELPVRLEFFGEELVKLREFDPSTQRSLDPIDQLRLTPTGFNPLIADQLRATMPDGLSSLLGEQATDELLEGGTPEGMRRLMGLAWNEPASLLDYLPDVTTVVIDERRQGLAHGQLWLDHAIEHHKEMAIEVGLSEQDRDLLWPGVLHRDVVAAYGLAEVFDGFDLAELLEEDNHPNSFDFASRPVPAYPNQFGKLGELIKGFQRDRMSVWLISAQPSRAVALLEEHDCISRFIPNAGDLPAIERLIEQNTPVALKAKGNAELEGVLLPAWRVALVTDREFFGQQTLTSTGYVRRRRKAASRTVDPNKMRPGDFVVHRNHGIGRFKAMDKLALSGDVRDYLVVQYADGILRVAADQLGSLGRYRATSESPPQLSRMGGAAWTKAKDRAKKAVRKVALDLVKLYAERQQSNGFAFPPDGPWQTELEESFPYEPTPDQLKSTTDVKRDMERAEPMDRLVCGDVGFGKTEVAIRAIFKAITAGKQVAMLAPTTVLAQQHWRTLSERFAPYPIKVALLNRFRTTTERKSILEGLKQGTIDAVVGTHQLLSKSTSFQQLGLLVVDEEQRFGVNQKEKIKVLRKDVDVLTLSATPIPRTLYMSLSGVREMSLITTPPPLRRPIKTHLASLDPEAVRSAIRQELDRGGQVFYVVPRVEGIEDVANGLRTMLPGLKLLVAHGQMAEGELESAMVAFNAGEADVMLCTTIVESGLDIPRVNTILIEDAHRFGLAQLYQLRGRVGRSGIQAHAWLFYPGNASLSDNARQRLRAIQEFAQLGSGYQLAMRDMEIRGVGNLLGVEQSGQMETIGFDLYMEMLQESLAEIQGQDIPSVDDTQVDLPVTAFVPADWITDPDEKIAAYRAAADCTSSEALVELAAGWADRFGAIPAAVQSLLQLMELKMLAKRCGFSRIKPEKPNIVLETPMEEPAFRLLRQGLPQHLHGRFVYQPGSGLQHKALARGLGVLPMEKQLEQLMDWLKLMAAQIPDTDGLTADQRDRQKAEKNDSVIRV